From the genome of Candidatus Eremiobacteraceae bacterium, one region includes:
- a CDS encoding MFS transporter: MSDLPKPGNRLWRHPDFARLWTGQTISLFGSSITALALPSVAILTLGAHAYQVGLLEAAQFLAFPMLGLPAGVWVDRLPRRAVMITADVGRAMALGSVPLAWANHMLTLGQLYVVALVVGVLTVFFDVAYQSYLPTLIDRVDLIEGNSKLEISRSASDVAGNGFAGILIQWLGAPLSVLVDALSFIGSVVGLAAIRKREVVASSSAISTGFFQELRAGVEVVYKNPVLRNIAACTATSNLGSAMIGAVFLIFAYRSLHLAPALVGGVLAFGNLGVAGAFLAAGIARRFGFGKTLLLTSIMGGVGILVTALAAFGLPMIFLLLAQLLQSFAYPVYNVNQVSLRQAIVAPSLQGRMNATMRTIVWGTLPIGSVLGGIIGSTIGALPTIVIAGLVSLAAALWIRFSAAFRFTSIPTA; encoded by the coding sequence ATGTCGGATCTTCCTAAGCCCGGAAATCGCCTCTGGCGCCATCCTGACTTCGCGAGGCTTTGGACGGGCCAGACGATCAGCCTGTTTGGAAGCAGCATCACCGCGCTCGCACTCCCCAGCGTCGCAATTCTCACGCTGGGTGCACATGCATACCAAGTCGGCTTACTGGAAGCCGCTCAATTCTTGGCGTTTCCCATGTTGGGATTGCCCGCTGGCGTTTGGGTAGACCGGTTGCCCCGCAGAGCGGTCATGATCACCGCCGACGTGGGTCGCGCCATGGCGCTCGGATCCGTTCCCCTAGCCTGGGCCAACCATATGCTCACGCTCGGGCAGCTCTATGTTGTTGCGCTCGTCGTCGGCGTCCTAACCGTTTTTTTCGACGTGGCATATCAATCGTATCTGCCCACGTTGATCGATCGGGTCGACTTAATAGAAGGCAATTCGAAACTGGAGATCAGCCGCTCGGCTTCAGATGTGGCCGGCAACGGTTTCGCGGGCATTCTCATACAGTGGCTTGGCGCTCCGCTGTCCGTCCTCGTTGATGCGCTGTCGTTCATCGGTTCAGTGGTCGGTCTCGCGGCTATTCGGAAACGCGAGGTAGTGGCATCTTCCTCCGCGATCTCAACCGGGTTCTTTCAAGAGCTTCGCGCCGGCGTCGAAGTAGTTTACAAGAATCCGGTCTTGCGCAACATAGCAGCATGCACGGCCACAAGCAATCTCGGCAGTGCTATGATCGGAGCCGTATTCCTGATTTTCGCGTACAGAAGTCTGCATCTCGCACCAGCGCTCGTGGGCGGCGTGCTTGCGTTTGGGAATCTCGGCGTTGCGGGCGCATTTCTTGCCGCCGGCATTGCACGTCGGTTTGGATTTGGCAAGACGCTGTTGCTGACCAGCATCATGGGCGGGGTCGGCATCCTTGTCACGGCGCTCGCCGCTTTCGGCCTTCCCATGATTTTCTTGTTGCTAGCGCAACTGCTTCAATCATTTGCCTACCCAGTCTACAATGTCAATCAGGTGAGTCTTCGCCAAGCCATCGTCGCACCGTCACTGCAAGGCCGGATGAACGCAACGATGCGCACGATAGTTTGGGGGACGCTGCCGATCGGCAGCGTACTCGGGGGAATAATCGGAAGCACGATCGGCGCGTTGCCGACAATCGTGATCGCGGGGCTTGTGTCCTTGGCAGCGGCTTTGTGGATCCGCTTTAGTGCCGCCTTTCGGTTCACCAGCATACCAACCGCTTGA
- a CDS encoding helix-turn-helix domain-containing protein: MSGIGQRLIDAREARGLTAADVAKKLRIRTMFVDALEREDWRAIGDPIYARGFLKNYARLVGLDADRLAAEANEEISADDPRPAISAFVPIQRGVIDSRENRANVLAWVVPITGVVAALLVALVVVNGIGLLRGGGNAGAVATESSPSPTPLPSASSVDANAAGEEMAASQSAPVDLRIAVTQPCWLSVTVDGKRVLYSTLPTGSVREFRADREITLRAGNAGGIVATIDGKDIGSLGRVGQVEDRVFAIATPAPAPTSGAQ; the protein is encoded by the coding sequence ATGTCAGGCATCGGCCAGCGACTGATCGACGCTCGCGAAGCGCGCGGGCTCACCGCCGCAGACGTCGCCAAGAAGCTTCGCATTCGTACGATGTTCGTCGACGCGCTCGAACGCGAGGATTGGCGCGCGATCGGCGATCCGATCTACGCGCGCGGGTTTCTGAAGAACTATGCGCGGCTCGTCGGCCTCGACGCCGACCGTCTGGCGGCGGAGGCGAACGAAGAGATCTCTGCCGATGACCCGCGCCCGGCGATCAGCGCCTTCGTGCCGATCCAAAGAGGCGTGATCGATTCGCGCGAGAACCGCGCAAACGTCTTGGCATGGGTCGTTCCGATCACCGGCGTCGTAGCGGCGCTGCTCGTCGCGCTGGTCGTGGTGAATGGAATCGGATTGCTGCGCGGCGGGGGAAACGCCGGTGCCGTCGCGACGGAATCGTCGCCGTCGCCGACGCCGCTTCCGAGCGCATCGTCCGTCGACGCGAACGCTGCCGGCGAAGAGATGGCAGCCAGCCAATCAGCGCCCGTGGATCTGCGAATCGCGGTGACGCAGCCGTGTTGGCTCTCGGTGACCGTAGACGGCAAACGCGTGCTGTACTCCACGCTGCCGACGGGGAGCGTGCGAGAGTTTCGCGCCGATCGAGAGATCACGTTGCGCGCGGGCAACGCCGGCGGCATCGTAGCGACGATCGACGGCAAGGACATCGGCTCGCTCGGGCGAGTGGGCCAGGTAGAAGATCGAGTGTTCGCGATCGCGACACCGGCACCGGCGCCGACGAGCGGCGCGCAATGA
- a CDS encoding LCP family protein — MPDPTEGDSTQQPFDPASQGADLDYVADSVDHDVAADVTAAAPAGPPPGRKRTIAIAVAACLIVLVGAGFAGFVRDRGREAFPGLFEPDLTQVFGKPKLRVLVLGEDDNWTGNDEVYTALSRSDTNIAVSIDLKSKNIGVLSIPRDLWLDIPKSGYGKLNEAIADGGPERTEATLVKNLGTPDFDYYMVLKIDATKNLVDAIGGLDVNVEKDMDYDDSWGHFHVHLKKGYQHLNGDQTVGYIRYRHDEEGDFGRMRRQRQVMQILAARLKDPSIALHVPQLLSIVTKNVRTNMPYDKMLALAYALRDITPQMVHTGEVPTDIGYTDGQSVLYLQPQASAQIVHKYLVVGFDGSFDPSTVRVKVENGSGRPGAAAAMADALRQKGFTVIETGNAKRFGAAHTSIVGPNQTILSMVAKDVPVANIKTTTGPVEGGDVEIVVGQDYRIQ; from the coding sequence GTGCCCGACCCAACCGAGGGAGACTCGACGCAACAGCCGTTCGATCCGGCCTCGCAAGGCGCGGATCTCGACTACGTTGCGGATTCAGTCGATCATGACGTCGCCGCAGACGTAACCGCTGCCGCGCCCGCAGGGCCGCCGCCGGGACGCAAGCGCACGATCGCGATCGCGGTGGCCGCGTGTCTCATCGTGCTGGTCGGCGCCGGATTCGCGGGATTCGTGCGCGACCGCGGCCGCGAAGCGTTTCCGGGCCTCTTCGAGCCTGATCTCACGCAAGTATTTGGAAAACCGAAATTGCGCGTGCTCGTCCTCGGCGAAGACGACAATTGGACCGGGAACGACGAAGTGTACACCGCCCTCTCGCGGTCCGACACGAACATCGCGGTCTCGATCGATCTCAAGAGCAAGAATATCGGCGTGCTCTCGATTCCGCGCGACCTCTGGCTGGACATACCGAAATCCGGATACGGCAAACTCAACGAAGCGATCGCCGATGGCGGCCCGGAGCGCACCGAAGCGACGCTTGTGAAGAACCTTGGCACGCCCGACTTCGACTACTACATGGTGTTGAAGATCGACGCCACGAAGAATCTCGTCGACGCGATCGGCGGCTTGGACGTGAACGTCGAAAAAGACATGGACTACGACGACAGCTGGGGCCACTTCCATGTGCACCTGAAAAAAGGCTATCAGCACCTGAACGGTGATCAGACGGTCGGCTATATACGCTATCGTCACGACGAAGAGGGCGATTTCGGCCGCATGCGCCGGCAGCGGCAAGTCATGCAGATCCTCGCCGCGCGGCTCAAAGACCCATCGATCGCGCTGCACGTGCCGCAGCTTCTTTCGATCGTGACAAAGAATGTTCGCACCAACATGCCATACGACAAGATGCTCGCGCTCGCATACGCCCTCCGCGACATCACCCCGCAAATGGTGCACACGGGTGAGGTACCAACCGACATCGGCTACACCGATGGCCAATCGGTGCTCTATCTGCAGCCGCAAGCATCCGCGCAGATCGTGCACAAATATCTCGTCGTCGGTTTCGATGGTTCGTTCGACCCGTCGACCGTGAGAGTGAAGGTCGAGAACGGGTCCGGCAGGCCGGGCGCCGCGGCCGCGATGGCCGACGCGCTGCGTCAAAAAGGCTTCACGGTGATCGAGACCGGCAATGCGAAGCGCTTCGGCGCGGCGCACACCTCGATCGTCGGGCCGAATCAGACGATCCTCTCCATGGTCGCAAAAGATGTGCCGGTGGCTAACATCAAGACGACCACGGGACCCGTGGAAGGCGGCGACGTCGAGATCGTCGTGGGCCAGGACTATCGCATTCAATAG
- the raiA gene encoding ribosome-associated translation inhibitor RaiA, whose product MQLLIKGKNLRVTDALREYAEEKIGHLEHYIDHGIIDGHVTMRTERNDQIVDVTLNLRHYLIKAEERSPDMYASIDLVRDRLEQQIRKYKTRRRERHHRQNGRISAAEVGLAAVEPEESADDVPSAPRIVRSKQFAVKPMDAEEAVHQMELLGHDFFVFLNAETEQVNVLYKRKSGDLGLIEPTV is encoded by the coding sequence ATGCAACTGTTGATCAAGGGCAAGAACCTTCGCGTCACCGATGCACTGCGCGAGTATGCCGAAGAAAAGATCGGACATCTCGAACACTACATCGATCACGGCATCATCGACGGCCACGTGACGATGCGCACGGAACGCAACGACCAGATCGTCGACGTCACGCTCAATCTTCGCCACTATCTCATCAAAGCGGAAGAACGATCGCCGGACATGTACGCATCGATCGACTTGGTGCGCGACCGGCTCGAACAGCAGATCCGCAAATATAAGACGCGCCGGCGAGAACGGCACCATCGCCAAAACGGCAGGATCAGCGCCGCTGAAGTCGGGCTTGCCGCTGTCGAGCCTGAAGAGAGCGCAGACGATGTCCCGAGTGCGCCCCGCATCGTCCGTTCGAAGCAGTTCGCCGTCAAGCCGATGGACGCAGAAGAGGCCGTGCATCAGATGGAACTGCTCGGCCACGATTTCTTCGTCTTCTTGAATGCCGAGACGGAACAAGTCAACGTCCTCTACAAGCGCAAAAGCGGCGACCTGGGCCTGATCGAACCCACGGTCTAA
- the secA gene encoding preprotein translocase subunit SecA, with protein sequence MSVFTSIKSWVDGNDREVARLRKRALRINELESSVAQLSDEDLARKTVEFRERLEQGATLDDLLVEAFAVCREAAKRTLGMRHFDVQLIGGMVLHEGKVAEMRTGEGKTLVATLAIYLNALAGKGVHLVTSNDYLAKRDAEWMGPIYRSLGQSVGIIQHFLPPHERRAAYASDITYVTNNEAGFDYLRDNMAPRVDYCVQRDLNYAIVDEVDSILIDEARTPLIISGPPEAVLGPNFKDPTHIYEQFARNIMPQLVRDEDYTVDEKMHAVPITEKGVAKVERLLGVQNLYDTVNLELTHQLQAALKAKELFRKDEQYVVQDGQIIIVDEFTGRLMHGRRYSDGIHQAIEAKEGIKVKSEDQTLATITFQNYFRLYKKLAGMTGTAKTEEREFREIYGLDVLVIPTNQAVARRDHDDVVYKNEEQKFKAVINEIVERHKAGQPVLVGTRSIEKSERLSGYLSKRGIPHNVLNAKYHEKEAEIIKDAGLPGKVTIATNMAGRGVDIKLGEGVTAVGGLHIIGTERHESRRIDNQLRGRSGRQGDPGSSRFYVGLDDELMRIFGGDRIKGIMESPLFKLEDDTPIEAGILTKSIENAQKKVEAHHYESRKHVLEYDDVMNKQRSVIYAERRSVLEGCNLRPSLTEIVRLKSQQAVDSNCADTVHPHEWDRPRIIAELEQSVHGISKRVTPEQLLPLSKEEMVDLLAREGDQIYTDKEERMITRYPQLEEQGLRDGLRMLERGTMLQIIDRLWIDHLYTMDSLKQGIGLRGWGQKDPRVEYEKEAFELFEDLKVTIQDDFLQAMYQGDDFHIVVQPPPPPAGLAPETQQANGAALPAAESAPFETAGATAGAAAGAMAAGRTLPLDPNAAKRFDQLRSNRDDTAPRQPVRKTEGARVGRNDPCPCGSGKKYKKCHGA encoded by the coding sequence TTGTCTGTATTCACATCGATCAAATCGTGGGTCGACGGAAACGACCGCGAAGTCGCACGCCTGCGCAAAAGGGCGCTGCGCATCAACGAGCTTGAATCGTCGGTCGCGCAGCTCAGTGACGAAGATCTGGCGCGCAAGACCGTCGAATTCCGCGAGCGGCTCGAACAGGGCGCGACGCTCGACGATCTGCTCGTCGAAGCGTTTGCCGTCTGCCGCGAGGCGGCCAAGCGAACGCTCGGCATGCGTCACTTCGACGTCCAGCTCATCGGCGGCATGGTCTTGCACGAAGGCAAGGTCGCAGAGATGCGCACCGGCGAGGGCAAGACGCTCGTGGCAACCCTTGCGATCTATCTCAACGCGCTTGCGGGCAAAGGCGTGCACTTGGTCACGTCCAACGACTATCTCGCGAAGCGCGATGCCGAATGGATGGGTCCGATCTATCGTTCGCTCGGCCAGAGCGTCGGCATCATCCAGCATTTCTTGCCGCCGCACGAACGTCGCGCGGCGTACGCGAGCGATATCACGTACGTCACGAACAACGAAGCGGGCTTCGACTATCTGCGCGACAACATGGCGCCGCGCGTCGACTATTGCGTGCAGCGCGACCTGAACTACGCCATCGTGGATGAAGTCGACTCGATCTTGATCGATGAGGCGCGCACGCCGCTCATCATCAGCGGGCCGCCCGAAGCCGTCCTCGGACCGAACTTCAAAGATCCGACCCACATATACGAGCAGTTCGCGCGCAACATCATGCCGCAACTCGTGCGCGACGAAGATTACACCGTCGACGAGAAGATGCACGCCGTGCCGATCACCGAAAAAGGCGTCGCTAAGGTCGAACGGCTCCTCGGCGTGCAGAACCTCTACGACACCGTGAACCTCGAGCTGACGCACCAACTGCAGGCGGCGCTCAAGGCGAAAGAGCTTTTCCGCAAGGACGAGCAGTACGTCGTGCAAGATGGCCAGATCATCATCGTCGATGAGTTCACCGGCCGGCTCATGCACGGCCGGCGCTACTCAGACGGCATTCACCAGGCGATCGAAGCCAAAGAAGGCATCAAGGTGAAGAGCGAGGATCAGACGCTCGCCACGATCACCTTCCAGAACTATTTCCGCCTGTACAAGAAACTCGCCGGCATGACGGGTACCGCGAAGACCGAGGAGCGCGAATTCCGCGAGATCTACGGCCTCGACGTACTCGTGATTCCGACGAACCAAGCCGTCGCGCGCCGCGACCACGACGACGTCGTATACAAGAACGAAGAGCAGAAGTTCAAGGCCGTCATCAACGAGATCGTCGAGCGGCACAAGGCCGGGCAGCCGGTGCTTGTGGGCACTCGGTCGATCGAAAAATCCGAGCGTCTTTCCGGCTACCTCTCCAAGCGCGGCATTCCGCACAACGTGCTCAATGCGAAATACCATGAAAAGGAAGCTGAGATCATCAAAGATGCCGGCCTGCCCGGCAAAGTGACGATCGCCACGAACATGGCCGGCCGCGGCGTCGATATCAAACTCGGCGAAGGCGTGACCGCTGTCGGCGGCCTGCACATCATCGGCACGGAGCGTCACGAATCGCGGCGCATCGACAATCAGCTGCGCGGCCGGTCGGGTCGGCAGGGTGATCCGGGCTCGTCTCGCTTCTATGTCGGACTCGACGACGAACTCATGCGGATCTTCGGCGGCGACCGCATCAAGGGCATCATGGAATCGCCGCTCTTCAAGCTCGAGGACGACACGCCAATCGAGGCGGGCATCCTCACGAAGAGCATCGAGAACGCGCAGAAGAAAGTCGAAGCGCACCACTACGAGAGCCGCAAGCACGTCCTCGAATACGACGACGTCATGAACAAGCAGCGCTCGGTGATCTACGCGGAGCGCCGCAGCGTGCTGGAAGGCTGCAATCTCCGGCCGTCGCTGACCGAGATCGTTCGGCTGAAGAGCCAGCAAGCCGTTGATTCGAACTGCGCCGACACCGTGCATCCGCACGAGTGGGATCGCCCAAGGATCATCGCCGAACTCGAGCAGTCGGTGCACGGCATTTCCAAACGAGTCACACCCGAACAGTTGCTGCCGCTCTCCAAAGAGGAGATGGTCGATCTGCTCGCGCGCGAAGGCGACCAGATCTATACCGATAAGGAAGAGCGGATGATCACGCGCTATCCGCAGCTCGAAGAGCAAGGGCTGCGCGACGGTCTGCGGATGCTCGAGCGCGGCACGATGCTGCAGATCATCGATCGGCTCTGGATCGACCATCTGTACACGATGGACAGTCTCAAACAGGGCATCGGCCTGCGAGGCTGGGGTCAGAAAGACCCGCGCGTCGAGTACGAAAAGGAAGCATTCGAGCTCTTCGAAGATCTCAAGGTCACGATACAAGACGACTTTCTGCAGGCGATGTATCAGGGCGATGATTTCCACATCGTCGTGCAGCCGCCGCCACCACCGGCCGGTCTTGCACCCGAAACGCAGCAAGCAAACGGCGCCGCATTGCCTGCGGCCGAATCTGCACCGTTTGAAACCGCGGGAGCAACTGCTGGAGCAGCAGCCGGTGCGATGGCCGCAGGCCGAACGCTGCCGCTCGATCCAAACGCCGCGAAGCGCTTCGACCAACTTCGTTCAAACCGCGACGACACCGCGCCGCGACAACCTGTTCGCAAGACCGAAGGCGCACGCGTTGGCCGCAACGATCCGTGCCCATGCGGATCCGGCAAGAAGTATAAGAAATGCCACGGCGCATAA
- the rimO gene encoding 30S ribosomal protein S12 methylthiotransferase RimO, protein MAVAAQRRVYLASLGCAKNLVDSEVMLGSLTSDGWAVTTEADDADAVIVNTCAFIDPAKVESTDAIMRYAAAKRPGQTLVVAGCLAQRYGADLRELIPEIDAVIGTGAFPKIGEIISESSAGGRPLHLEDRDAYVERLGFLPRMVTTQRATAYLKVSEGCNHVCAFCIIPTLRGLGKSRTIASLVTEARALVAGGARELNLVAQDTSDYGRDIGLKDGLPDLIRALDEIEDLRWVRLLYLYPTSVKPSLIAAMRASSKVVPYVDMPLQHAHPVVLRAMRRPPDPERYLELFAALREALPAATIRSTFIIGFPGETEEHVDALISFLERAKLDRVGFFTYSREEGTAAYALADQIPMRAKKARAARCRDVQRRVANANDGARVGEELDILIEGTRTLPVGSPVRDALGSRAICFGRSVREAPNVDGLVYVGGSHTVGEFVRARVIGHTEFDRYAQPLVAAER, encoded by the coding sequence ATGGCCGTCGCGGCGCAGCGGCGCGTCTATCTTGCGAGTCTCGGCTGCGCCAAGAACCTTGTCGATAGCGAAGTGATGCTCGGATCGCTCACGTCCGACGGCTGGGCCGTCACGACCGAAGCGGACGACGCCGACGCGGTCATCGTCAATACGTGTGCCTTTATCGATCCGGCAAAAGTGGAATCCACCGATGCGATCATGCGCTACGCAGCTGCCAAGCGACCCGGTCAGACGCTGGTCGTCGCGGGCTGCTTGGCGCAGCGCTACGGCGCCGACCTTCGCGAACTCATCCCCGAAATCGACGCGGTGATCGGCACCGGCGCGTTTCCGAAGATCGGCGAGATCATCAGCGAATCGTCGGCCGGCGGGCGGCCGTTGCATCTCGAGGATCGCGATGCGTACGTCGAGCGCCTCGGCTTCTTGCCGCGCATGGTCACGACGCAGCGAGCCACCGCATACTTGAAGGTATCTGAAGGCTGCAACCACGTCTGCGCGTTCTGCATCATTCCGACGCTGCGCGGACTCGGAAAGAGCCGCACGATCGCATCGCTCGTCACAGAGGCACGGGCGCTGGTCGCCGGCGGAGCGCGAGAACTGAATCTCGTCGCGCAAGACACGTCGGACTACGGCCGCGACATCGGCCTCAAGGACGGTTTGCCGGATCTCATCCGTGCTCTCGACGAGATCGAGGATCTGCGTTGGGTACGGCTCCTCTATCTCTATCCCACGTCCGTCAAGCCGTCGCTCATCGCAGCGATGCGTGCATCGTCCAAAGTCGTGCCGTACGTGGACATGCCGCTGCAGCACGCGCATCCGGTCGTGCTTCGCGCCATGCGCCGTCCACCCGATCCCGAGCGCTACCTCGAGCTTTTCGCCGCGCTGCGCGAGGCGTTGCCGGCTGCCACGATACGCAGCACGTTTATCATCGGATTTCCGGGGGAAACCGAGGAACACGTCGACGCCTTGATCTCGTTCCTCGAACGTGCAAAGCTCGACCGCGTCGGGTTCTTCACCTATTCACGTGAAGAGGGCACCGCCGCGTACGCGTTAGCCGATCAGATCCCGATGCGCGCGAAGAAGGCGCGTGCGGCCCGCTGCCGCGACGTGCAGCGCCGCGTCGCAAACGCGAACGACGGCGCGCGGGTCGGCGAGGAGCTCGACATTCTCATCGAGGGAACGCGCACGCTGCCTGTTGGATCGCCTGTTCGCGACGCGCTGGGCTCCCGGGCGATCTGCTTCGGTCGATCGGTTCGGGAAGCGCCCAACGTCGACGGTCTGGTCTATGTCGGCGGCTCTCACACCGTCGGCGAATTCGTCCGAGCGCGCGTGATCGGACACACGGAATTCGACCGCTACGCGCAGCCGCTCGTCGCCGCAGAGCGGTAG
- a CDS encoding VOC family protein, with protein sequence MELQPYLFFYGKCEEALNFYKSIFGGTIDSLMRMKEAPPEMPAPPNWGDKIMYARFESGAVKFSASDGRPDTPNVDGNISLSLSTRDEAEATRIFDALAKGGEVEMPLGEVFWSAKFGVLKDKFGLEWFVNCEK encoded by the coding sequence TTGGAGTTGCAACCTTACCTTTTCTTCTACGGCAAGTGCGAAGAGGCGCTCAATTTCTACAAGAGCATCTTTGGCGGCACGATCGACTCGCTCATGCGCATGAAGGAAGCGCCGCCCGAAATGCCCGCGCCGCCGAACTGGGGCGACAAGATCATGTATGCGCGGTTCGAATCGGGGGCGGTGAAGTTCAGCGCTTCGGACGGACGCCCCGACACGCCGAACGTGGACGGTAACATCTCGTTATCGTTATCGACGCGCGATGAAGCTGAAGCGACGCGGATCTTCGACGCGCTTGCCAAAGGCGGCGAAGTCGAGATGCCGCTCGGCGAGGTGTTCTGGAGCGCCAAGTTTGGCGTGCTCAAGGACAAGTTCGGTCTCGAATGGTTTGTCAACTGCGAGAAATAG
- a CDS encoding polysaccharide deacetylase family protein yields MTVIVARRWIHHAQLELVPVIVPPTTPATEIVNPPAASIAARMWLDVRDTFSHPARQRLAVLTFDDGPYPVTTPVLIDRLSELRVPAEFFFIGRDAREQPAIASQAIAAGVGVGNHSLTHPEMSTLPYSNQAEEIADGAAAILAVTGVRTTYFRPPHGNYNADTIAAARAAGETVVLWDVDPGDWRTVTPDQIVDAVTAQAKAPAVIILHNGKDATVEALGRIVASYRQAGFTFVSLDELRQRVPLAEINDPQRVPMSKI; encoded by the coding sequence GTGACGGTCATCGTCGCGCGGCGCTGGATACACCACGCGCAACTCGAACTCGTGCCGGTCATCGTTCCACCCACGACGCCGGCGACGGAAATCGTCAATCCTCCAGCCGCCTCGATCGCGGCCCGCATGTGGCTCGACGTCCGCGACACGTTCTCCCATCCGGCGCGGCAACGGCTTGCGGTGTTGACGTTCGACGATGGTCCGTATCCGGTGACGACCCCCGTCCTGATCGATCGGTTGAGCGAATTGCGCGTGCCTGCCGAGTTCTTCTTCATCGGCCGCGACGCGCGCGAGCAGCCTGCGATCGCATCGCAAGCGATAGCGGCGGGCGTGGGCGTCGGCAATCATTCACTGACGCATCCCGAGATGTCGACGCTTCCGTATTCGAACCAAGCCGAGGAGATCGCCGACGGCGCTGCGGCTATTCTTGCGGTCACGGGTGTGCGGACGACGTATTTTCGCCCGCCGCACGGCAACTATAACGCCGATACGATCGCAGCGGCCCGAGCCGCCGGCGAGACCGTCGTCCTCTGGGACGTCGATCCGGGTGACTGGCGAACGGTGACGCCGGATCAAATAGTCGACGCGGTGACCGCGCAGGCCAAGGCGCCGGCGGTCATCATCCTACACAACGGAAAAGACGCGACGGTCGAAGCGCTTGGACGGATCGTGGCGTCGTATCGCCAAGCCGGTTTCACGTTTGTCTCGCTCGACGAGCTCCGGCAGCGCGTGCCTCTGGCTGAGATCAACGACCCGCAGCGCGTCCCCATGTCAAAAATCTGA
- a CDS encoding YajQ family cyclic di-GMP-binding protein: MSEYSFDIISKVEKQALEDAVNQAAREIATRFDFKNSKSSIELKDTTITIVADDDMKRKNVIDILAGKAVKRGISLKALEYGKPEAASQGTLRQVVTITQGIATERAKKVTEAIKNSKLKVSTKIQDEQVRVSSKSKDDLQKTMELVRGMDLDFAVQFVNFR; this comes from the coding sequence ATGAGCGAATATTCGTTTGACATCATCTCCAAGGTGGAGAAACAGGCTCTCGAAGACGCAGTCAATCAGGCGGCGCGCGAGATCGCGACGCGTTTCGATTTCAAGAATTCGAAATCGTCCATCGAACTCAAAGACACCACCATCACGATCGTCGCCGACGACGATATGAAGCGCAAGAACGTCATCGATATCCTCGCAGGCAAGGCCGTCAAGCGCGGGATCTCGCTGAAGGCCTTGGAATACGGCAAGCCGGAAGCCGCATCCCAGGGGACGTTGCGCCAAGTCGTCACCATCACGCAAGGCATCGCGACCGAACGCGCAAAGAAGGTCACCGAAGCGATCAAGAATTCGAAATTGAAAGTGAGCACGAAGATCCAAGACGAGCAAGTGCGGGTCAGCAGCAAGTCGAAGGACGACCTGCAGAAGACGATGGAACTCGTGCGCGGGATGGATCTCGATTTCGCGGTGCAGTTCGTGAACTTCCGCTGA